The following are encoded together in the Scomber scombrus chromosome 7, fScoSco1.1, whole genome shotgun sequence genome:
- the virma gene encoding protein virilizer homolog isoform X2 — MAGDTSTELLFLDTFKHQSAELTNVDVVRFPCAVLVTEVRVIPPGIKAHSNLPDNRAFGETSPHAFQLELFFNNVLKPNSPTFNRLGSLEYDENKSIVFRPSGKINTDGLVLRGWYTSLTLAVYGTAERSHGHDQDSPPPPPPPPPQQPSGPKRIIKQEWEKDDQYNGSPPRPAPRGPRTPPGPPPPDDDDEEQVQVTVGVVKDEPCEGRDDYLEAVSPERSLPADETYSDAEQEEEVEEEEEEEEQEEEEDARTEGSAPEEEEEEEEEEDEGDDGYEQISSDEDDLDNGSFKLPTFDMDYTPEDLASVPPVQYDPYERELRPLLFFSPPYKTRFDTQFEKASVEVPRDPSSSEGPAVGEEAEAVAQLKELLASIGDDRDARWVTALEEAPGLLAKGLAYMIKQGDGEVKDPVGVLVQWTLQALSMEVALTQPIALNLRQLKAGAKLASYLAECPQGLTLLLREGALSVLLELLHRDHVSSTLKLSILRALDALTSAPAGVQAFLHTGESDKSGYQHLVQLYLREETVRVITAGNAVIQKSHMYEVLVDLQRTAAGWSEPPQEEMEDGESPMEEEPSLSPSPVTESELDRLAGVLEELHHLLETASHCMVQPPGKAFPTTARITGPQERDDPYPALYRYMHACHFLESTTVVLSAAAAAGHLGVTQAVKELLRFLSLTQSGLLFLLAQPTPTSLLLRLLASVVEAEVEETTFTGSEGSLTGPGFGEEGFGVWLMQALHALQGVSELMSHVATGGDGGAGLEEGDNAEVLGMLHALYLMTFTQTGRSAVAHVLSLDNNLSCLVTLLQHHSKDGQGEAKARKAVTYNYACMLVLLVAQSSNELRMMEQYAAPLIVLAKADDTNAKLQELSKWLEPLEKLRFEMGSIPTLIDYIKQNVENVLTPEGTGLVTALRVLCHIACPPPAVEGQQRDLKWSLAGVQLFSGEGLDTCVRVLQKLFSVLLQPWRMHGHMGPTPQRCMILSICISTLRLLRTMLTELLRGGAFQFRDTRVASVLVSLHMIVCSIPASGRLDGEETRVQALIVDVLLTFTQGVNEEVTHTEETLASNTWSLMLKEVLGSLQKTPEGLFSGLTLLSELLPLPLPMQSTQVISVQDVAVALNTRKLWSMHIRAHWKVFSESLRCVCATSCPPLLAMLRRVCVQLADLSSPTATLIMKTLLELLLEELQPAEGKGVYWGQVLRLLSLTDALVSQRACKSAMLHLLSGSVSGDEQLADLFPLLLSLLVPPTVHSLQQQQCSEIVGTILQSLCDQDISLVVSPPGESCLSEVEQLANALPGREIMSSACNALLEVLGNAESSVPLLLTCIRTLTFLTEHEYGLYHLRVALKKHSAELYSLFKRLVSFNKDSADLLSALLDFLRQILNTESMCVDEVQGSGEESAFAPPPRLLTASEMKSLLQWEESESHPLPTLEKQITELCKEDDSLEPMLENVIILRQTLETATDTPSAADTEPTLPAPETLGAQFNHRTVFILSEALDEQLKALWFSPFQTDDIETDLDMVKVDLVGLAQECCPELDLKAELERSFLSEPSSPGHTKATKGFRLGKHKHETFITSSGKSDYVEPAKRAHIMAAPRGRGGRGGFGQNLNRPHDIFRQRKQNTSRPPSMHVDDFVAAEFKDITTPLGLLPPKRPPKSSPKPPTRGLFTGNRGRATFHSQTRFFTPPQPKGVLLSGNYTRREGRGSSWSGQVPAVTHRGTYSEPRGGQSNFTRGPLPSRQPPASAYRLAPRDRAPRGRGGTGLSWLSGGGGGGSAGGGGGGGGGGGRGSQGSKFSGGGGSGGGRGRHVRSFTR, encoded by the exons ATGGCGGGGGACACTTCAACGGAGCTCCTCTTTCTAGACACCTTCAAGCATCAGAGTGCAGAG TTAACCAACGTAGATGTGGTGCGTTTTCCCTGTGCGGTGCTGGTCACAGAGGTGCGGGTCATCCCTCCAGGGATCAAAGCACACAGCAACCTACCTGACAACAGAGCGTTTGG GGAGACATCTCCTCATGCTTTCCAGTTGGAGCTGTTCTTCAATAATGTCCTCAAACCCAACAGCCCCACCTTCAACAGACTGGGCAG TCTGGAATATGATGAGAACAAGTCCATCGTCTTCAGACCCAGTGGAAAG ATAAACACAGATGGCCTGGTGCTGCGGGGCTGGTACACCAGTCTCACTTTGGCTGTGTACGGGACAGCAGAGCGCTCACACGGACATGACCAAGACtcaccccctccccctccacccccacccccccaacaGCCAAGTGGGCCCAAAAGGATTATAAAACAAG AGTGGGAAAAAGACGACCAATACAACGGCAGCCCACCCAGACCAGCACCACGAGGGCCTCGGACTCCACCCGGGCCTCCACctcctgatgatgatgatgaggagcaGGTCCAAGTGACAG TGGGCGTAGTCAAAGATGAGCCATGCGAGGGACGTGATGACTACCTGGAGGCTGTATCCCCTGAGAGGTCCCTCCCCGCTGATGAAACGTACTCAGATGCTGAACAAGAGGAAGAAgtcgaggaggaggaggaagaagaggagcaggaggaggaagaagacgcACGGACTGAGGGCAGCGCtccggaggaagaggaggaggaggaagaagaggaagatgagg GTGATGATGGCTACGAGCAGATTTCCAGCGATGAGGACGACCTAGATAATGGTAGCTTTAAGTTGCCCACCTTTGACATGGACTACACTCCTGAGGATCTGGCATCTGTTCCACCAGTCCAGTATGACCCCTATGAGCGAGAACTCAGACCACTGCTCTTCTTCAGCCCTCCATACAAAACTCGCTTTGATACCCAGTTTGAGAAGGCCAGTGTGGAAGTGCCCAGGGACCCCAGCAGCTCAGAGGGACCAGCAGTTGGAGAGGAAGCTGAGGCCGTTGCACAGCTGAAAGAGCTGCTCGCTAGCATTGGAGACGACAGAGACGCCCGCTGGGTCACTGCTCTGGAAGAAGCACCTGGACTACTAGCCAAAGGGTTGGCTTACATGATTAAACAGGGAGATGGAGAGGTGAAGGATCCTGTTGGAGTACTAGTCCAATGGACTCTCCAAGCTCTTAGTATGGAGGTTGCTCTCACACAACCAATTGCTCTTAACCTCAGACAATTGAAAGCTGGTGCCAAGCTAGCGTCATATCTGGCAGAGTGTCCGCAGGGCCTCACATTGCTGCTGCGTGAAGGGGCTTTGAGtgtgctgctggagctgctCCACAGGGACCATGTCTCTTCCACACTGAAGCTGAGTATCCTGAGAGCTCTGGACGCCCTGACCAGTGCTCCTGCTGGGGTGCAGGCTTTCTTACACACTGGAGAGTCAGACAAGAGTGGCTATCAG CATTTAGTCCAGCTGTACTTACGTGAAGAAACAGTCAGGGTCATAACAGCTGGCAACGCCGTAATACAGAAGAGCCACATGTACGAGGTGCTGGTTGACCTGCAGCGAACTGCAGCAGGATGGAGTGAACCACCGCAG gaggagatggaggatgGTGAGAGCCCCATGGAGGAGGAGCCATCGCTAAGCCCCTCGCCTGTGACTGAGTCAGAGCTTGATAGGCTGGCAGGGGTTTTGGAGGAGTTACATCACCTGCTAGAGACGGCCAGTCACTGCATGGTACAGCCCCCTGGAAAAGCCTTCCCCACTACTGCAAGAATAACAGGCCCACAAGAGAGGGACGACCCCTACCCAGCACTGTACAG GTATATGCACGCATGCCACTTCCTGGAAAGCACGACGGTGGTGTTGTCAGCAGCTGCAGCCGCCGGGCACTTAGGTGTCACCCAAGCTGTTAAAGAGCTTCTACGCTTCCTCTCGCTCACCCAGTCGGGTCTGCTCTTCCTTCTGGCCCAGCCCACTCCCACCAGCCTGCTGCTGCGACTCCTCGCATCTGTGGTCGAGGCTGAGGTCGAGGAGACCACCTTTACAGGAAGTGAGGGAAGTCTCACAGGGCCTGGGTTCGGTGAAGAGGGCTTTGGCGTGTGGCTGATGCAGGCACTGCATGCCTTGCAGGGTGTGTCAGAACTCATGAGCCATGTGGCCACAGGAGGAGATGGGGGAGCAGGGCTAGAAGAAGGTGACAATGCAGAGGTGCTGGGCATGCTCCATGCGCTGTACCTAATGACCTTCACCCAGACTGGCCGCAGCGCTGTGGCTCACGTCCTCAGCCTGGACAACAACCTGTCCTGTCTGGTCACTCTGCTTCAGCACCACAGCAAGGACGGACAGGG TGAAGCCAAGGCTCGCAAAGCAGTGACGTATAACTACGCCTGTATGCTGGTGTTACTGGTGGCGCAGAGCTCCAATGAACTGAGGATGATGGAGCAGTATGCTGCTCCACTAATTGTTTTAGCCAAGGCAGATGACACCAATGCCAAATTACAGG AGCTCAGTAAATGGCTGGAGCCTTTGGAGAAACTACGCTTTGAGATGGGCAGCATTCCCACCCTCATAGACTACATCAAACAG AATGTGGAAAATGTGTTGACTCCTGAGGGAACTGGACTGGTCACTGCTCTCAGGGTCCTCTGTCACATTGCCTGTCCTCCGCCTGCTGTCGAgg GTCAGCAGAGGGATCTCAAGTGGAGTCTTGCAGGGGTCCAGCTGTTCTCTGGCGAGGGTCTGGATACATGTGTGCGTGTCCTGCAGAAGCTGTTCAGCGTGCTCCTGCAACCGTGGCGCATGCATGGACACATGGGCCCCACACCACAGCGCTGCATGATCCTCAGTATATGTATCAGCACACTCCGGTTGTTGCGCACCATGCTGACCGAGCTGCTCCGCGGGGGAGCTTTCCAATTCAGGGACACTCGTGTGGCCAGTGTGTTGGTGTCACTCCACATGATTGTGTGTTCAATCCCAGCGTCTGGACGTCTAGACGGGGAGGAAACCAGAGTGCAGGCGCTTATTGTTGATGTACTGCTCACCTTCACGCAGGGTGTCAATGAAGAA GTCACTCATACAGAGGAGACTCTGGCCAGCAACACGTGGTCTCTGATGCTAAAGGAGGTTTTAGGATCACTGCAAAAAACTCCTGAAGGCCTCTTCTCCGGCCTTACGTTGTTGTCTGAGCTCCTACCTCTTCCACTGCCAATGCAAAGCACTCAG GTGATATCAGTCCAAGATGTGGCTGTAGCCTTAAACACAAGGAAACTGTGGAGCATGCACATACGAGCACATTGGAAAGTATTTTCCGAGTctttgaggtgtgtgtgcgcCACCAGCTGCCCTCCCCTGCTAGCCATGCTCAGGAGAGTGTGTGTTCAGCTGGCGGACCTGTCTTCACCCACTGCAACACTCATCATGAAGACTCTGCTGGAGCTGCtactggaggagctgcagcc GGCGGAGGGGAAAGGTGTGTACTGGGGCCAGGTCCTGCGTCTGCTTTCTTTGACCGATGCCTTGGTGTCACAGAGAGCTTGTAAGAGCGCTATGTTACACCTGCTGTCTGGGTCCGTGTCTGGAGACGAACAACTGGCAGATCTGTTCCCCTTGCTGCTGTCTCTGCTGGTTCCTCCCACTGTCCACTccttacagcagcagcagtgcagtgaAATAGTGGGGACAATATTACAGTCACTGTGTGACCAG GACATTTCTCTGGTGGTGTCTCCCCCCGGTGAAAGCTGTTTGTCAGAGGTTGAACAGCTGGCCAATGCACTACCTGGGCGAGAGATCATGTCATCAGCGTGCAATGCCTTGTTGGAGGTTTTGGGAAATGCAGAGAGCAGCGTCCCACTTCTCCTCACCTGTATCAGGACTTTGACATTCCTCACAGAGCACGAGTACGGACTGTACCACCTCAGAGT AGCTCTGAAGAAACACAGTGCGGAGCTGTACTCACTGTTTAAGAGATTGGTGTCTTTTAACAAGGACTCAGCAGACCTGCTCTCAGCTCTGCTGGACTTCCTCAGACAGATCCTCAACACAGAATCAATG TGTGTTGATGAGGTCCAGGGGTCTGGCGAGGAGTCTGCCTTCGCTCCTCCTCCACGGTTGCTGACTGCCTCTGAGATGAAATCTCTGCTGCAGTGGGAAGAGTCCGAGTCACATCCACTGCCTACTTTAGAGAAACAGATTACG gaaCTGTGTAAGGAAGATGATTCACTGGAGCCGATGTTGGAGAATGTGATTATTTTGAGGCAGACGCTGGAGACGGCCACAGACACGCCTTCTGCAGCTGATACTGAGCCCACTCTGCCAGCACCTGAGACACTTGGGGCCCAGTTTAATCACAG GACGGTGTTCATTCTGTCAGAAGCTTTGGACGAGCAGCTGAAGGCTCTGTGGTTCTCTCCTTTCCAAACTGATGACATAGAGACAGACCTTGACATG GTGAAGGTGGATCTGGTGGGTTTGGCTCAGGAGTGTTGTCCAGAACTGGACCTGAAGGCAGAGCTGGAGCGGTCCTTCCTGTCTGAGCCCTCATCTCCTGGTCACACGAAAGCTACGAAAGGCTTTCGACTCGGCAAACACAAGCACGAGACGTTCATTACATCAAG CGGTAAATCAGACTACGTTGAACCTGCTAAGAGAGCCCACATCATGGCTGCTCCACGTGGCCGCGGAGGTCGAGGAGGTTTTGGACAAAATCTCAACCGGCCCCATGATATCTTCCGCCAGCGCAAACAGAACACTTCCCGTCCTCCCAGTATGCATGTGGATGACTTTGTGGCAGCGGAGTTTAAAGACATTACAACCCCTCTTGGTCTTTTACCCCCTAAACGGCCACCTAAGAGCTCCCCCAAACCCCCCACCAGAGGACTGTTCACTGGCAACAGAGGCAGAGCCACCTTTCACAGCCAGACACGCTTTTTCACTCCACCACAACCTAAAGGTGTACTACTGTCTg
- the virma gene encoding protein virilizer homolog isoform X3, with protein MAGDTSTELLFLDTFKHQSAELTNVDVVRFPCAVLVTEVRVIPPGIKAHSNLPDNRAFGETSPHAFQLELFFNNVLKPNSPTFNRLGSLEYDENKSIVFRPSGKINTDGLVLRGWYTSLTLAVYGTAERSHGHDQDSPPPPPPPPPQQPSGPKRIIKQEWEKDDQYNGSPPRPAPRGPRTPPGPPPPDDDDEEQVQVTGDDGYEQISSDEDDLDNGSFKLPTFDMDYTPEDLASVPPVQYDPYERELRPLLFFSPPYKTRFDTQFEKASVEVPRDPSSSEGPAVGEEAEAVAQLKELLASIGDDRDARWVTALEEAPGLLAKGLAYMIKQGDGEVKDPVGVLVQWTLQALSMEVALTQPIALNLRQLKAGAKLASYLAECPQGLTLLLREGALSVLLELLHRDHVSSTLKLSILRALDALTSAPAGVQAFLHTGESDKSGYQHLVQLYLREETVRVITAGNAVIQKSHMYEVLVDLQRTAAGWSEPPQEEMEDGESPMEEEPSLSPSPVTESELDRLAGVLEELHHLLETASHCMVQPPGKAFPTTARITGPQERDDPYPALYRYMHACHFLESTTVVLSAAAAAGHLGVTQAVKELLRFLSLTQSGLLFLLAQPTPTSLLLRLLASVVEAEVEETTFTGSEGSLTGPGFGEEGFGVWLMQALHALQGVSELMSHVATGGDGGAGLEEGDNAEVLGMLHALYLMTFTQTGRSAVAHVLSLDNNLSCLVTLLQHHSKDGQGEAKARKAVTYNYACMLVLLVAQSSNELRMMEQYAAPLIVLAKADDTNAKLQELSKWLEPLEKLRFEMGSIPTLIDYIKQNVENVLTPEGTGLVTALRVLCHIACPPPAVEGQQRDLKWSLAGVQLFSGEGLDTCVRVLQKLFSVLLQPWRMHGHMGPTPQRCMILSICISTLRLLRTMLTELLRGGAFQFRDTRVASVLVSLHMIVCSIPASGRLDGEETRVQALIVDVLLTFTQGVNEEVTHTEETLASNTWSLMLKEVLGSLQKTPEGLFSGLTLLSELLPLPLPMQSTQVISVQDVAVALNTRKLWSMHIRAHWKVFSESLRCVCATSCPPLLAMLRRVCVQLADLSSPTATLIMKTLLELLLEELQPAEGKGVYWGQVLRLLSLTDALVSQRACKSAMLHLLSGSVSGDEQLADLFPLLLSLLVPPTVHSLQQQQCSEIVGTILQSLCDQDISLVVSPPGESCLSEVEQLANALPGREIMSSACNALLEVLGNAESSVPLLLTCIRTLTFLTEHEYGLYHLRVALKKHSAELYSLFKRLVSFNKDSADLLSALLDFLRQILNTESMCVDEVQGSGEESAFAPPPRLLTASEMKSLLQWEESESHPLPTLEKQITELCKEDDSLEPMLENVIILRQTLETATDTPSAADTEPTLPAPETLGAQFNHRTVFILSEALDEQLKALWFSPFQTDDIETDLDMVKVDLVGLAQECCPELDLKAELERSFLSEPSSPGHTKATKGFRLGKHKHETFITSSGKSDYVEPAKRAHIMAAPRGRGGRGGFGQNLNRPHDIFRQRKQNTSRPPSMHVDDFVAAEFKDITTPLGLLPPKRPPKSSPKPPTRGLFTGNRGRATFHSQTRFFTPPQPKGVLLSGNYTRREGRGSSWSGQVPAVTHRGTYSEPRGGQSNFTRGPLPSRQPPASAYRLAPRDRAPRGRGGTGLSWLSGGGGGGSAGGGGGGGGGGGRGSQGSKFSGGGGSGGGRGRHVRSFTR; from the exons ATGGCGGGGGACACTTCAACGGAGCTCCTCTTTCTAGACACCTTCAAGCATCAGAGTGCAGAG TTAACCAACGTAGATGTGGTGCGTTTTCCCTGTGCGGTGCTGGTCACAGAGGTGCGGGTCATCCCTCCAGGGATCAAAGCACACAGCAACCTACCTGACAACAGAGCGTTTGG GGAGACATCTCCTCATGCTTTCCAGTTGGAGCTGTTCTTCAATAATGTCCTCAAACCCAACAGCCCCACCTTCAACAGACTGGGCAG TCTGGAATATGATGAGAACAAGTCCATCGTCTTCAGACCCAGTGGAAAG ATAAACACAGATGGCCTGGTGCTGCGGGGCTGGTACACCAGTCTCACTTTGGCTGTGTACGGGACAGCAGAGCGCTCACACGGACATGACCAAGACtcaccccctccccctccacccccacccccccaacaGCCAAGTGGGCCCAAAAGGATTATAAAACAAG AGTGGGAAAAAGACGACCAATACAACGGCAGCCCACCCAGACCAGCACCACGAGGGCCTCGGACTCCACCCGGGCCTCCACctcctgatgatgatgatgaggagcaGGTCCAAGTGACAG GTGATGATGGCTACGAGCAGATTTCCAGCGATGAGGACGACCTAGATAATGGTAGCTTTAAGTTGCCCACCTTTGACATGGACTACACTCCTGAGGATCTGGCATCTGTTCCACCAGTCCAGTATGACCCCTATGAGCGAGAACTCAGACCACTGCTCTTCTTCAGCCCTCCATACAAAACTCGCTTTGATACCCAGTTTGAGAAGGCCAGTGTGGAAGTGCCCAGGGACCCCAGCAGCTCAGAGGGACCAGCAGTTGGAGAGGAAGCTGAGGCCGTTGCACAGCTGAAAGAGCTGCTCGCTAGCATTGGAGACGACAGAGACGCCCGCTGGGTCACTGCTCTGGAAGAAGCACCTGGACTACTAGCCAAAGGGTTGGCTTACATGATTAAACAGGGAGATGGAGAGGTGAAGGATCCTGTTGGAGTACTAGTCCAATGGACTCTCCAAGCTCTTAGTATGGAGGTTGCTCTCACACAACCAATTGCTCTTAACCTCAGACAATTGAAAGCTGGTGCCAAGCTAGCGTCATATCTGGCAGAGTGTCCGCAGGGCCTCACATTGCTGCTGCGTGAAGGGGCTTTGAGtgtgctgctggagctgctCCACAGGGACCATGTCTCTTCCACACTGAAGCTGAGTATCCTGAGAGCTCTGGACGCCCTGACCAGTGCTCCTGCTGGGGTGCAGGCTTTCTTACACACTGGAGAGTCAGACAAGAGTGGCTATCAG CATTTAGTCCAGCTGTACTTACGTGAAGAAACAGTCAGGGTCATAACAGCTGGCAACGCCGTAATACAGAAGAGCCACATGTACGAGGTGCTGGTTGACCTGCAGCGAACTGCAGCAGGATGGAGTGAACCACCGCAG gaggagatggaggatgGTGAGAGCCCCATGGAGGAGGAGCCATCGCTAAGCCCCTCGCCTGTGACTGAGTCAGAGCTTGATAGGCTGGCAGGGGTTTTGGAGGAGTTACATCACCTGCTAGAGACGGCCAGTCACTGCATGGTACAGCCCCCTGGAAAAGCCTTCCCCACTACTGCAAGAATAACAGGCCCACAAGAGAGGGACGACCCCTACCCAGCACTGTACAG GTATATGCACGCATGCCACTTCCTGGAAAGCACGACGGTGGTGTTGTCAGCAGCTGCAGCCGCCGGGCACTTAGGTGTCACCCAAGCTGTTAAAGAGCTTCTACGCTTCCTCTCGCTCACCCAGTCGGGTCTGCTCTTCCTTCTGGCCCAGCCCACTCCCACCAGCCTGCTGCTGCGACTCCTCGCATCTGTGGTCGAGGCTGAGGTCGAGGAGACCACCTTTACAGGAAGTGAGGGAAGTCTCACAGGGCCTGGGTTCGGTGAAGAGGGCTTTGGCGTGTGGCTGATGCAGGCACTGCATGCCTTGCAGGGTGTGTCAGAACTCATGAGCCATGTGGCCACAGGAGGAGATGGGGGAGCAGGGCTAGAAGAAGGTGACAATGCAGAGGTGCTGGGCATGCTCCATGCGCTGTACCTAATGACCTTCACCCAGACTGGCCGCAGCGCTGTGGCTCACGTCCTCAGCCTGGACAACAACCTGTCCTGTCTGGTCACTCTGCTTCAGCACCACAGCAAGGACGGACAGGG TGAAGCCAAGGCTCGCAAAGCAGTGACGTATAACTACGCCTGTATGCTGGTGTTACTGGTGGCGCAGAGCTCCAATGAACTGAGGATGATGGAGCAGTATGCTGCTCCACTAATTGTTTTAGCCAAGGCAGATGACACCAATGCCAAATTACAGG AGCTCAGTAAATGGCTGGAGCCTTTGGAGAAACTACGCTTTGAGATGGGCAGCATTCCCACCCTCATAGACTACATCAAACAG AATGTGGAAAATGTGTTGACTCCTGAGGGAACTGGACTGGTCACTGCTCTCAGGGTCCTCTGTCACATTGCCTGTCCTCCGCCTGCTGTCGAgg GTCAGCAGAGGGATCTCAAGTGGAGTCTTGCAGGGGTCCAGCTGTTCTCTGGCGAGGGTCTGGATACATGTGTGCGTGTCCTGCAGAAGCTGTTCAGCGTGCTCCTGCAACCGTGGCGCATGCATGGACACATGGGCCCCACACCACAGCGCTGCATGATCCTCAGTATATGTATCAGCACACTCCGGTTGTTGCGCACCATGCTGACCGAGCTGCTCCGCGGGGGAGCTTTCCAATTCAGGGACACTCGTGTGGCCAGTGTGTTGGTGTCACTCCACATGATTGTGTGTTCAATCCCAGCGTCTGGACGTCTAGACGGGGAGGAAACCAGAGTGCAGGCGCTTATTGTTGATGTACTGCTCACCTTCACGCAGGGTGTCAATGAAGAA GTCACTCATACAGAGGAGACTCTGGCCAGCAACACGTGGTCTCTGATGCTAAAGGAGGTTTTAGGATCACTGCAAAAAACTCCTGAAGGCCTCTTCTCCGGCCTTACGTTGTTGTCTGAGCTCCTACCTCTTCCACTGCCAATGCAAAGCACTCAG GTGATATCAGTCCAAGATGTGGCTGTAGCCTTAAACACAAGGAAACTGTGGAGCATGCACATACGAGCACATTGGAAAGTATTTTCCGAGTctttgaggtgtgtgtgcgcCACCAGCTGCCCTCCCCTGCTAGCCATGCTCAGGAGAGTGTGTGTTCAGCTGGCGGACCTGTCTTCACCCACTGCAACACTCATCATGAAGACTCTGCTGGAGCTGCtactggaggagctgcagcc GGCGGAGGGGAAAGGTGTGTACTGGGGCCAGGTCCTGCGTCTGCTTTCTTTGACCGATGCCTTGGTGTCACAGAGAGCTTGTAAGAGCGCTATGTTACACCTGCTGTCTGGGTCCGTGTCTGGAGACGAACAACTGGCAGATCTGTTCCCCTTGCTGCTGTCTCTGCTGGTTCCTCCCACTGTCCACTccttacagcagcagcagtgcagtgaAATAGTGGGGACAATATTACAGTCACTGTGTGACCAG GACATTTCTCTGGTGGTGTCTCCCCCCGGTGAAAGCTGTTTGTCAGAGGTTGAACAGCTGGCCAATGCACTACCTGGGCGAGAGATCATGTCATCAGCGTGCAATGCCTTGTTGGAGGTTTTGGGAAATGCAGAGAGCAGCGTCCCACTTCTCCTCACCTGTATCAGGACTTTGACATTCCTCACAGAGCACGAGTACGGACTGTACCACCTCAGAGT AGCTCTGAAGAAACACAGTGCGGAGCTGTACTCACTGTTTAAGAGATTGGTGTCTTTTAACAAGGACTCAGCAGACCTGCTCTCAGCTCTGCTGGACTTCCTCAGACAGATCCTCAACACAGAATCAATG TGTGTTGATGAGGTCCAGGGGTCTGGCGAGGAGTCTGCCTTCGCTCCTCCTCCACGGTTGCTGACTGCCTCTGAGATGAAATCTCTGCTGCAGTGGGAAGAGTCCGAGTCACATCCACTGCCTACTTTAGAGAAACAGATTACG gaaCTGTGTAAGGAAGATGATTCACTGGAGCCGATGTTGGAGAATGTGATTATTTTGAGGCAGACGCTGGAGACGGCCACAGACACGCCTTCTGCAGCTGATACTGAGCCCACTCTGCCAGCACCTGAGACACTTGGGGCCCAGTTTAATCACAG GACGGTGTTCATTCTGTCAGAAGCTTTGGACGAGCAGCTGAAGGCTCTGTGGTTCTCTCCTTTCCAAACTGATGACATAGAGACAGACCTTGACATG GTGAAGGTGGATCTGGTGGGTTTGGCTCAGGAGTGTTGTCCAGAACTGGACCTGAAGGCAGAGCTGGAGCGGTCCTTCCTGTCTGAGCCCTCATCTCCTGGTCACACGAAAGCTACGAAAGGCTTTCGACTCGGCAAACACAAGCACGAGACGTTCATTACATCAAG CGGTAAATCAGACTACGTTGAACCTGCTAAGAGAGCCCACATCATGGCTGCTCCACGTGGCCGCGGAGGTCGAGGAGGTTTTGGACAAAATCTCAACCGGCCCCATGATATCTTCCGCCAGCGCAAACAGAACACTTCCCGTCCTCCCAGTATGCATGTGGATGACTTTGTGGCAGCGGAGTTTAAAGACATTACAACCCCTCTTGGTCTTTTACCCCCTAAACGGCCACCTAAGAGCTCCCCCAAACCCCCCACCAGAGGACTGTTCACTGGCAACAGAGGCAGAGCCACCTTTCACAGCCAGACACGCTTTTTCACTCCACCACAACCTAAAGGTGTACTACTGTCTg